Proteins from a single region of Mailhella massiliensis:
- a CDS encoding invasion associated locus B family protein, with translation MGRTGVWARAAVAAALLLSFALRAMAAEIRDMQYHEKWVSFVLASTGEATVRMATEEEGAILALDLYPDAAGESPGACEVKLVKSVSASESAELEAFLPLVLSGKIRVDREKTHPVSFHFSLEDGCVVIRLAGDFHRQLLREGEKGSVLRMKIGTDSPVYLAFSLREFTAARNRSLRLLEETKRIYPPHRDFFEEEKPAPPARRKGGARFL, from the coding sequence ATGGGGAGAACAGGAGTGTGGGCGCGTGCGGCCGTTGCGGCCGCGCTTTTGCTGAGCTTTGCGCTGCGGGCCATGGCGGCGGAAATCAGGGACATGCAGTATCATGAAAAGTGGGTTTCCTTTGTGCTGGCCTCCACGGGAGAGGCCACGGTACGCATGGCCACGGAAGAAGAGGGAGCCATACTTGCGCTGGATCTGTACCCCGACGCTGCGGGGGAATCCCCGGGGGCCTGTGAGGTCAAGCTGGTGAAAAGCGTGTCCGCCTCGGAAAGCGCGGAGCTGGAGGCGTTCCTTCCCCTTGTGCTGAGCGGGAAGATCCGCGTGGACAGGGAAAAGACGCATCCGGTGAGCTTTCATTTTTCGCTGGAGGACGGGTGCGTGGTCATCCGGCTTGCCGGGGACTTCCATCGGCAGCTTCTCAGGGAAGGAGAGAAAGGTTCCGTGCTCAGAATGAAGATAGGAACCGATTCTCCCGTGTATCTGGCGTTTTCCCTCAGGGAGTTTACGGCCGCGCGGAATCGCAGTCTGCGCCTGCTGGAGGAAACGAAGCGCATCTATCCGCCGCACAGAGATTTTTTTGAAGAGGAAAAGCCTGCGCCTCCCGCGCGCAGAAAGGGCGGCGCGCGTTTTCTTTAA
- a CDS encoding radical SAM protein, producing MGDELRRLYLEPTSRCNLNCAMCFRKSWVDEQAGDMEEATFRAVLSHLPESVETIFFGGMGEPLFHPRIIDMVRAASALGRRTELISNGSLLTEERSAALLDAGLDMLWLSVDSLKEENYAAIRCNGSLAVLKEHILAFNRLRFAQKREVQLGAAFVLMKSNISSLAELPFFASYYHVNEVNVSHVVPTSEASAKEALYTGVLQSDLGGEQVPPAAPRIRLPLMDWTAPGVADAAASLLSAGMCEIFLSESRIRRPARQCRFINEGMAFVRHDGMLCPCMSLMRSSRLYWGGKTRLNRHHFFGNVRETPLDTLWAAPDYADFRRRVREFEFSPCCRCTQCDNWENSLPDCYGNNTPTCGACLWSEGIISCP from the coding sequence ATGGGCGATGAACTCCGGCGTCTGTATCTGGAACCCACATCACGCTGCAACCTGAACTGCGCCATGTGCTTCCGCAAGAGCTGGGTGGACGAGCAGGCGGGCGACATGGAGGAGGCCACCTTCCGCGCCGTGCTCTCCCACCTGCCCGAAAGCGTGGAGACCATCTTTTTCGGCGGCATGGGGGAACCGCTCTTTCACCCGCGCATCATCGACATGGTGCGCGCCGCCTCCGCGCTCGGCAGGCGCACGGAACTCATCAGCAACGGTTCCCTGCTTACCGAAGAGCGTTCCGCCGCCCTGCTCGACGCCGGGCTCGACATGCTCTGGCTATCCGTGGATTCCCTGAAGGAGGAAAATTACGCCGCCATACGCTGCAACGGCAGTCTTGCCGTGCTCAAGGAGCATATTCTCGCCTTCAACCGCCTGCGCTTCGCCCAAAAAAGGGAAGTGCAGCTCGGCGCGGCCTTCGTGCTCATGAAGAGCAATATTTCCTCTCTGGCGGAACTGCCCTTCTTCGCCTCGTACTACCATGTGAACGAGGTGAATGTTTCCCATGTCGTCCCCACCAGCGAGGCTTCCGCCAAGGAGGCCCTGTACACGGGCGTGTTGCAGAGCGATCTCGGCGGAGAACAGGTTCCCCCTGCCGCCCCGCGCATACGCCTGCCCCTCATGGACTGGACGGCTCCCGGCGTGGCCGATGCCGCCGCCTCGCTCCTGAGCGCAGGCATGTGCGAAATCTTCCTTTCCGAGAGCCGCATCCGCCGCCCCGCACGGCAGTGCCGCTTCATCAACGAAGGCATGGCCTTCGTCCGGCACGACGGCATGCTCTGCCCATGCATGTCCCTCATGCGCTCTTCTCGCCTCTACTGGGGCGGAAAAACGCGCCTGAACCGCCATCACTTCTTCGGCAACGTGCGCGAAACGCCCCTCGACACCCTGTGGGCGGCCCCCGATTACGCCGACTTCCGCCGCCGTGTCCGGGAATTCGAATTCTCCCCCTGCTGCCGCTGCACCCAGTGCGACAACTGGGAAAACTCCCTCCCCGACTGCTACGGCAACAACACCCCCACCTGCGGCGCCTGCCTCTGGTCCGAGGGGATTATTTCCTGCCCCTGA
- a CDS encoding EF-Tu/IF-2/RF-3 family GTPase, translated as MAMWQCQVGNCGYIYRPDKGDRKDARPEEVLNEVYDLFIDLDANENQLEFPVLYAIGRDAVAMNNLNDERKDLSPLFDAILKYIPAPSYDPEEPFHMLVADLDYSDYLGRLAVGRIRNGHAHTKDALVCIGEDGKPRPLRATRFQVYQGKNMVDVEEVAPGDIVVMAGLEEVTIGDTICTAADPSPLPRIKVDDPTVSMRFGINTSPLAGREGKIVQARKIRERLDREALRNVSIRVEDTEDRDAFLVKGRGEFQMAIIVETMRREGFELTVGRPEVIFKEIDGEKYEPIEEVAIDCDEIYMGVVTEKLNFRKGRMTNCVNNGTGRVRLTFSVPARGLIGYRDEFLTDTKGTGIMNSNFSGYEPYRGDFLTRMTGSLIADRAGNAVAYALYNLEPRGRLFVVPGDPVYEGMIVGEHSRDNDIDVNATKEKKLTNLRASGHDENIILTPVRPMSLEQCLNFMREDELLEVTPQSLRLRKAVLSCAERYRMGGGRKRV; from the coding sequence ATGGCCATGTGGCAGTGCCAGGTGGGCAACTGCGGCTATATCTACCGCCCCGACAAGGGCGACCGCAAGGACGCCCGTCCCGAGGAAGTGCTCAACGAGGTGTACGACCTGTTCATCGACCTCGACGCCAACGAGAACCAGCTGGAATTCCCGGTGCTGTACGCCATCGGCCGCGACGCGGTGGCCATGAACAACCTGAACGACGAACGCAAGGACCTTTCCCCGCTGTTCGACGCCATTTTAAAGTACATTCCCGCGCCTTCCTACGACCCGGAAGAACCCTTCCACATGCTGGTGGCCGACCTTGACTATTCCGACTATCTGGGCCGCCTGGCCGTGGGCCGCATCCGCAACGGCCACGCCCACACCAAGGACGCGCTGGTCTGCATCGGCGAAGACGGCAAGCCCCGTCCTCTGCGCGCCACGCGCTTCCAGGTGTATCAGGGCAAGAACATGGTGGACGTGGAGGAAGTGGCCCCCGGCGACATCGTGGTCATGGCGGGTCTTGAAGAAGTGACCATAGGCGACACCATCTGCACGGCGGCCGATCCTTCTCCGCTGCCCCGCATCAAGGTGGACGACCCCACGGTGTCCATGCGTTTCGGCATCAACACCTCGCCCCTTGCCGGACGCGAAGGCAAGATCGTGCAGGCCAGAAAAATCCGTGAACGCCTCGACCGCGAAGCGCTGCGCAACGTGTCCATCCGCGTGGAAGACACGGAAGACCGCGACGCCTTCCTGGTGAAGGGCCGCGGCGAATTCCAGATGGCCATCATCGTGGAAACCATGCGCCGCGAAGGCTTCGAGCTCACCGTGGGCAGGCCCGAGGTCATCTTCAAGGAAATCGACGGCGAGAAGTACGAACCCATTGAAGAAGTGGCCATCGACTGCGACGAAATCTACATGGGCGTGGTGACGGAAAAGCTGAACTTCCGCAAGGGCCGCATGACCAACTGCGTGAACAACGGCACCGGCCGCGTGCGCCTCACCTTCTCCGTGCCTGCGCGCGGTCTCATCGGCTACCGCGACGAATTCCTCACCGACACCAAGGGCACCGGCATCATGAACTCCAACTTCAGCGGGTACGAACCCTATCGGGGCGACTTCCTTACCCGTATGACCGGTTCCCTCATCGCCGACCGCGCGGGCAACGCCGTGGCCTACGCCCTCTACAACCTCGAACCGCGCGGCCGCCTCTTCGTGGTGCCCGGCGATCCGGTGTATGAAGGCATGATCGTGGGCGAACACAGCCGCGACAACGACATCGACGTCAACGCCACCAAGGAAAAGAAGCTGACCAACCTGCGCGCTTCCGGGCACGATGAAAACATCATCCTCACCCCGGTGCGTCCCATGTCTCTGGAACAGTGCCTCAACTTCATGCGCGAAGACGAACTGCTGGAAGTGACTCCCCAGTCGCTGCGCCTGAGAAAGGCCGTGCTCTCCTGTGCGGAACGCTACCGCATGGGCGGAGGCCGCAAGCGCGTGTAA
- a CDS encoding flavodoxin — protein MKTKENAFSLILRAVEGAEGARPARRNFLKCLALGAAAVAVSPLLFRGSAHAAEAGNGVLILYFSHSGNTRRLAGMIHDRVGGDMVELKTVSPYPEDYDAVVDMAQEEQRRDARPEISTELPRLESYRTVFLGYPDWWGTMPMAFFTLLEKYDLGDRTVIPFCTHEGSRFGRSEDDLRRLCPRARLLKGFEVRGRRVSGARKDVDEWLKGLGFSVEG, from the coding sequence ATGAAGACGAAGGAAAACGCCTTTTCCCTTATCCTGCGGGCCGTTGAGGGCGCAGAGGGCGCGCGGCCTGCGCGCCGGAACTTTTTGAAATGCCTCGCCCTGGGCGCGGCGGCCGTTGCGGTTTCTCCGCTGCTTTTCCGGGGAAGCGCGCATGCGGCGGAAGCGGGAAACGGAGTGCTGATTCTTTACTTTTCCCACTCCGGCAATACGCGCAGGCTTGCCGGGATGATTCACGACCGCGTGGGCGGGGACATGGTGGAGCTGAAAACCGTTTCCCCCTATCCCGAAGACTACGACGCCGTGGTGGACATGGCGCAGGAGGAACAGCGGCGCGACGCCCGCCCGGAGATAAGCACGGAACTCCCCCGTCTGGAATCGTACCGTACCGTATTCCTCGGCTATCCCGACTGGTGGGGAACCATGCCCATGGCCTTTTTCACCCTGCTGGAAAAGTACGACCTCGGCGACAGAACCGTCATTCCCTTCTGCACCCATGAGGGGAGCCGCTTCGGCCGCAGCGAAGACGACCTGCGCCGGCTCTGCCCCCGGGCGCGTCTGCTGAAGGGCTTTGAAGTGCGCGGCCGCCGCGTTTCCGGCGCGCGGAAGGATGTGGACGAATGGTTGAAGGGGCTGGGCTTTTCCGTGGAAGGTTGA
- a CDS encoding carboxymuconolactone decarboxylase family protein: MRLIREKAVPCFGILSALCGVLIFSAAAFAAAPGQNPDRAATAERNMQKFLGSTATPLSATDPDFATLRDRLMYGEIAEGGTLNDVQRSLITLVVLTSGQTLENLNTHVEAALRVGATPVEIKEALYQCAPYIGFPRTEAALSRVNEVFQARNIPLPVESRSTVTEENRYDEGLKVQKSIFGAAIDKMHEAAPASQRPIMQNYLSAFCFGDVYTRKGLDLKTRELLTFSIIAALGGCESQVRSHVQGNAAVGNSKENLIDALACSLPYIGFPRTLNALACVNAVLPEKQQAE, encoded by the coding sequence ATGCGACTGATTCGAGAAAAAGCCGTCCCCTGTTTCGGAATACTGTCCGCCCTGTGCGGCGTGCTGATATTCTCTGCCGCAGCCTTTGCCGCCGCGCCGGGGCAGAACCCGGACAGGGCGGCGACGGCGGAAAGGAACATGCAGAAGTTTCTGGGGAGCACGGCCACGCCGCTTTCCGCCACGGACCCGGACTTTGCGACCCTGCGCGACAGGCTCATGTACGGAGAAATCGCGGAAGGCGGCACGCTGAACGATGTTCAGCGTTCTCTCATCACGCTGGTGGTGCTGACTTCCGGCCAGACGCTGGAAAACCTGAACACGCATGTGGAAGCGGCCCTGCGCGTGGGGGCCACGCCCGTGGAAATCAAGGAAGCGCTGTACCAGTGCGCCCCGTACATCGGCTTTCCCCGCACGGAAGCCGCGCTTTCCCGGGTGAACGAGGTGTTTCAGGCGCGGAACATTCCCCTGCCTGTGGAAAGCCGGAGCACCGTGACGGAAGAAAACCGTTACGACGAAGGGCTGAAGGTGCAGAAATCCATTTTCGGCGCCGCCATCGACAAGATGCACGAGGCCGCGCCCGCATCCCAGCGGCCCATCATGCAGAACTACCTTTCGGCCTTCTGCTTCGGTGACGTGTACACCCGCAAGGGGCTGGACCTGAAAACGCGGGAACTGCTCACCTTTTCCATCATTGCCGCCCTCGGCGGCTGCGAAAGTCAGGTGCGCTCTCACGTTCAGGGCAACGCCGCCGTGGGCAACAGCAAGGAAAATCTCATCGACGCGCTGGCCTGCAGCCTGCCCTACATCGGTTTTCCGCGCACGCTGAACGCGCTGGCCTGCGTTAATGCCGTGCTGCCGGAAAAGCAGCAGGCGGAATAA